Proteins encoded together in one Prunus dulcis unplaced genomic scaffold, ALMONDv2, whole genome shotgun sequence window:
- the LOC117612885 gene encoding protein CONSERVED IN THE GREEN LINEAGE AND DIATOMS 27, chloroplastic-like isoform X1, whose translation MLRADVYCSPLYSPPQVKLVKVGSSSSSWLIQYRSARRLPKGVSVKALKDEAGGETSGFRGQSWDPGSEIEVPYEQRPVNEYSSLKDGVLYSWGELGPGPFLLRLGGLWLVTFTTLGVPIAAASFNPSRDPLKFALAAGTGTLFVVSLIVLRIYLGWSYVGDRLLSAVIPYEESGWYDGQMWVKPPEVLARDRLLGSYKVKPVIKLLKQTLVGTGALLVTGVLLFIFATPVEDFIHTTFGIKDNSSNVSASKISTKFNIRKEELLKLPTDVRSDDDLAAAAAEAADGRPVYCRDRFYRALAGGQYCKWEDLLK comes from the exons ATGCTCCGGGCAGATGTATATTGCTCTCCGCTTTACAGTCCTCCACAGGTCAAGTTAGTGAAGGTTGGTAGCAGCTCCAGCTCATGGCTGATCCAATACCGCAGTGCTCGAAGGCTACCCAAGGGGGTTTCTGTCAAAGCCTTGAAAGACGAGGCAGGCGGGGAAACAAGCGGTTTCCGTGGCCAGAGTTGGGATCCTGGGTCAGAAATCGAGGTTCCTTATGAACAAAGGCCG GTGAATGAGTACTCATCTCTGAAGGACGGAGTTTTATACTCGTGGGGTGAACTGGGACCTGGGCCTTTCCTCCTTCGTCTTGGAGGTTTGTGGTTGGTTACTTTCACAACTCTAGGAGTGCCTATTGCAGCTGCAAGCTTTAATCCATCAAGG GATCCTCTAAAATTTGCGCTAGCTGCTGGAACTGGAACTCTTTTTGTTGTATCGTTGATCGTCTTAAGAATTTATCTG GGATGGAGTTATGTTGGTGATCGACTACTATCAGCAGTCATACCTTACGAAGAGAGTGGCTGGTATGATGGACAAATGTGGGTAAAGCCACCTGAG GTCTTGGCTCGTGATAGACTATTGGGCTCTTACAAG GTTAAACCCGTCATCAAATTGCTGAAACAGACTCTAGTTGGAACAGGGGCATTACTTGTCACAGGAGTGTTGCTGTTTATCTTTGCTACACCGGTGGAGGATTTCATTCACACCACATTTGGCATAAAAGATAACTCATCAAATGTTTCCGCCTCAAAGATCAGCACAAAGTTCAACATAAG AAAAGAGGAGTTGCTAAAATTGCCTACGGACGTGAGGTCTGATGATGATCTAGCAGCAGCCGCTGCTGAGGCTGCTGATGGAAGACCAGTCTACTGCAGAGATAGGTTTTATCGTGCATTAGCTGGTGGGCAGTACTGCAAATGGGAGGATCTACTTAAGTGA
- the LOC117612886 gene encoding subtilisin-like protease SBT1.7 — MGIIMSTSVMLLFLLGLCHLSTAAAVDKNDVAKPKTTASTTYIVHMAKSEMPASFEHHTHWYGSSLKTVSDSAEMMYIYSNAIHGFSTKLTPEQAESLQSQPGVLSVLPELKYELHTTRTPEFLGLGQTTETIPQSNSESDVIIGVLDTGVWPESKSFDDTGLGPVPGSWKGACESGTNFNSSNCNRKLIGARYFAKGYEATLGPIETSKESKSPRDDDGHGTHTASTAAGSVVSGASLFGYALGTARGMAPRARIAAYKVCWVGGCFSSDIVAAIDQAIADNVNVLSMSLGGGMSDYFRDSVAIGAFSAMEKGILISCSAGNAGPSAYSLSNSAPWITTVGAGTLDRDFPAFVSLGNGKNFSGVSLYRGDSNAAPTALTPFVYAANASNATSGNLCMMGTLIPEQVKGKIVMCDRGVNARVQKGAVVKAAGGVGMILANTAANGEELVADAHLLPATSVGLQNADVIKSYLFKDPNPTATILFEGTKVGVQPSPVVAAFSSRGPNSVTPDVLKPDIVAPGVNILAAWSGAIGPTGLAIDARRVAFNIISGTSMSCPHVSGLAALLKGAHPEWSPAAIRSALMTTAYTAYKNGQKLQDVATGKPSTPFDHGGGHVDPISALNPGLVYDLTVDDYLNFLCALNYSATEINSLAKRSYTCDEKKKYSVRDLNYPSFAVNFESRYGGGTTSSNVVKYTRTLTNVGPPGTYKASVTSESQLVKISVEPETLSFSQANEKKGYTVTFSAVGSVPANAENSFGRVEWSDGKHIVGSPIAISWN; from the coding sequence ATGGGCATTATTATGTCTACCTCTGTTATGCTTCTTTTCCTTCTGGGTCTCTGCCATTTATCCACGGCAGCGGCGGTGGACAAAAACGACGTTGCGAAGCCAAAAACGACTGCAAGCACTACTTACATTGTTCACATGGCTAAATCCGAAATGCCGGCGAGCTTCGAGCACCACACTCACTGGTACGGCTCGTCGCTCAAAACAGTTTCCGACTCGGCCGAAATGATGTATATTTACAGCAATGCCATCCACGGCTTCTCCACCAAGCTCACCCCCGAACAAGCCGAGTCACTCCAATCCCAACCTGGAGTTCTCTCCGTGCTTCCCGAGTTGAAATACGAGCTCCACACGACTCGGACCCCGGAATTCCTCGGACTCGGCCAAACCACCGAGACGATCCCCCAGTCCAACTCGGAGAGCGACGTCATCATCGGAGTCTTAGACACCGGCGTCTGGCCCGAAAGCAAGAGCTTCGACGACACCGGACTCGGACCCGTACCCGGATCCTGGAAAGGCGCGTGCGAATCGGGTACCAACTTCAATTCTTCAAACTGCAATCGGAAACTAATCGGCGCCAGGTACTTCGCCAAAGGCTACGAGGCCACGCTGGGCCCGATCGAGACCTCCAAGGAATCGAAATCCCCACGCGACGACGATGGCCACGGCACCCACACCGCGTCAACCGCCGCAGGGTCGGTGGTCTCCGGCGCGAGCCTCTTCGGCTATGCCCTAGGAACCGCACGCGGGATGGCCCCTCGCGCCCGAATCGCAGCGTACAAGGTGTGCTGGGTCGGCGGCTGTTTCAGCTCCGACATCGTGGCTGCAATCGACCAGGCCATTGCGGACAACGTGAATGTTCTCTCGATGTCGCTCGGCGGCGGAATGTCGGACTATTTCCGCGACAGCGTGGCAATCGGAGCTTTCTCGGCCATGGAGAAGGGAATTTTAATCTCGTGCTCTGCCGGAAATGCGGGTCCTAGTGCCTACAGCTTGTCGAACTCGGCTCCATGGATCACGACAGTTGGAGCAGGCACACTGGATCGGGACTTCCCGGCTTTCGTCAGCCTGGGCAACGGTAAAAACTTCTCGGGCGTTTCGCTCTACCGCGGTGACTCCAACGCAGCCCCAACCGCCTTGACGCCGTTTGTTTACGCCGCTAACGCGAGCAACGCCACGTCAGGAAATCTATGCATGATGGGAACTTTAATTCCAGAACAAGTGAAGGGGAAAATAGTAATGTGTGACCGTGGAGTCAACGCAAGAGTCCAAAAAGGAGCGGTGGTCAAGGCTGCCGGAGGAGTGGGCATGATATTGGCCAACACCGCCGCCAATGGCGAGGAGCTGGTGGCGGATGCTCATTTATTACCGGCCACGTCGGTGGGTCTACAAAACGCCGACGTCATCAAGAGCTATTTGTTTAAGGATCCGAACCCGACCGCCACGATATTGTTCGAGGGGACTAAAGTTGGTGTCCAGCCTTCACCCGTAGTTGCGGCATTTAGTTCTCGGGGCCCGAATTCAGTCACTCCGGATGTACTGAAACCCGATATTGTTGCTCCAGGTGTCAACATCCTAGCTGCGTGGTCCGGGGCTATAGGCCCCACGGGACTGGCGATCGATGCGAGACGCGTGGCGTTCAATATTATCTCGGGTACGTCAATGTCTTGTCCGCACGTGAGCGGGCTAGCGGCGCTGCTGAAGGGGGCCCACCCGGAGTGGAGTCCGGCGGCGATTCGATCGGCGCTTATGACCACCGCGTATACAGCGTACAAGAACGGGCAGAAGTTGCAGGACGTGGCTACCGGAAAGCCGTCCACGCCGTTCGATCACGGCGGTGGACACGTAGATCCTATATCGGCCCTCAATCCGGGGCTGGTCTATGATCTAACGGTGGACGATTATCTAAACTTCCTCTGCGCGTTGAATTACTCGGCGACTGAGATTAACAGCTTGGCGAAGAGATCGTACACGTGCGACGAGAAAAAGAAGTACAGCGTGAGGGATCTAAATTACCCATCTTTTGCCGTGAACTTCGAGAGCAGATATGGAGGCGGGACGACGTCGTCTAACGTGGTGAAGTACACGAGGACGCTGACGAATGTGGGCCCCCCGGGAACTTACAAGGCGAGTGTGACGTCGGAGAGCCAGTTGGTGAAGATATCGGTGGAGCCCGAAACGCTGAGTTTTAGTCAGGCGAATGAGAAGAAAGGGTATACGGTGACGTTTAGTGCGGTGGGTTCGGTGCCGGCGAATGCAGAGAATAGCTTCGGGAGGGTGGAGTGGTCGGACGGGAAGCACATCGTAGGAAGCCCAATAGCAATAAGCTGGAATTAG
- the LOC117612884 gene encoding uncharacterized protein LOC117612884 isoform X2, with product MASHPGDLLRRRPFPLLSVRPNPRCYLLFIFDQSTGTRWFSSRTESARAEFTSENAYEVLGVSETSSFAEIKASFHKLAKQTHPDLAESENDSDACRRFVQILAAYEILSDCEKRAHYDRDLLSQRNLMQKNSGCGMTLHMYKRHLTTYKRMEVVEWLKWYRLAINDVLSERKVVVGTGYFDVLEGDFYSAIHAAYYGPLIESMDLLPDCFEAEERSMYETPEVLHLVSGRDLFGMVCLVNIVPELSSYSNKKLSYTTSAGLGICQPVQDLSICMNSGGVDDAGNAHVRTWDVTDETSDAYKDLELHISGRVVATATRAPPKSYSDGMQNEESDHIRVFLSSNENPVHTSEGFTEDSFSGAAVGSRILLGTITGLGTSSEEGSCLVYNSSGTKTHVIMKHRTLLVKHMFWYELGEKVSVCECRCSRARLPPSNLCEQILAV from the exons atggcTTCTCATCCCGGAGATTTGCTTCGCCGTCGTCCTTTTCCTCTGCTCTCAGTTCGACCAAATCCAAGGTGTTATCTCTTATTTATCTTCGATCAGAGTACGGGAACTCGGTGGTTCAGTAGCAGAACCGAGTCAGCTCGGGCCGAGTTCACATCAGAGAACGCCTATGAGGTCTTAGGCGTTTCAGAAACCAGCTCATTTGCCGAAATCAAAGCTTCTTTCCACAAATTGGCGAAACAGACTCATCCGGACCTCGCCGAGTCCGAGAACGATTCCGATGCTTGCCGCAGATTCGTGCAAATCCTCGCCGCCTATGAG ATTCTTTCAGATTGCGAAAAGAGGGCCCATTATGACAGGGACCTGTTATCTCAGAGAAATTTGATGCAGAAAAATTCTGGGTGCGGCATGACATTGCACATGTACAAGCGTCATCTAACTACATATAAGCGGATGGAAGTCGTTGAATGGTTGAAGTGGTATAGACTTGCTATAAATGATGTGCTGTCAGAGAGGAAGGTGGTTGTTGGAACAGGTTATTTTGATGTTCTTGAGGGAGATTTTTATTCAGCCATACATGCGGCGTACTATGGCCCTCTAATTGAGTCTATGGACCTTCTTCCTGACTGCTTTGAAGCTGAAGAGAGATCTATGTATGAAACTCCAGAGGTGCTGCATTTGGTTTCAGGCCGTGATCTTTTTGGGATGGTCTGCCTGGTCAATATAGTTCCAGAGTTATCATCTTACAGCAATAAGAAATTAAGTTATACCACATCTGCGGGTTTGGGGATTTGTCAACCTGTTCAGGACTTGAGCATCTGCATGAATTCTGGTGGTGTTGATGATGCTGGAAATGCTCATGTGCGAACCTGGGATGTTACAGATGAAACATCAGATGCATATAAAGATTTAGAATTGCATATATCTGGGAGGGTGGTTGCTACGGCCACCAGAGCCCCTCCAAAAAGCTACTCTGATGGGATGCAGAATGAAGAGTCTGATCACATTCGTGTATTTCTGAGCTCTAATGAAAATCCTGTCCATACCAGCGAAGGGTTTACTGAAGATTCTTTTTCAGGTGCTGCCGTTGGATCAAGAATTCTATTGGGAACTATAACCGGATTAGGGACTAGCTCAGAAGAAGGGTCTTGCCTTGTCTACAATAGCAGTGGTACCAAAACCCATGTGATTATGAAGCATAGAACATTGCTG GTGAAACACATGTTTTGGTATGAATTGGGAGAAAAGGTTTCTGTTTGTGAGTGTAGATGCAGTAGAGCCCGGTTACCACCAAGCAA CTTATGCGAACAGATTTTGGCTGTTTGA
- the LOC117612884 gene encoding uncharacterized protein LOC117612884 isoform X1, with product MASHPGDLLRRRPFPLLSVRPNPRCYLLFIFDQSTGTRWFSSRTESARAEFTSENAYEVLGVSETSSFAEIKASFHKLAKQTHPDLAESENDSDACRRFVQILAAYEILSDCEKRAHYDRDLLSQRNLMQKNSGCGMTLHMYKRHLTTYKRMEVVEWLKWYRLAINDVLSERKVVVGTGYFDVLEGDFYSAIHAAYYGPLIESMDLLPDCFEAEERSMYETPEVLHLVSGRDLFGMVCLVNIVPELSSYSNKKLSYTTSAGLGICQPVQDLSICMNSGGVDDAGNAHVRTWDVTDETSDAYKDLELHISGRVVATATRAPPKSYSDGMQNEESDHIRVFLSSNENPVHTSEGFTEDSFSGAAVGSRILLGTITGLGTSSEEGSCLVYNSSGTKTHVIMKHRTLLVKHMFWYELGEKVSVCECRCSRARLPPSKFWLFEPRCGMHDIGGWYIETFGRDKKGRMLPSQRYWDGFDAGKQFEQRLHPAMYLLALAYRTLDLEDAKRRKSVFRDVVDKRIFKFLNWCKRLV from the exons atggcTTCTCATCCCGGAGATTTGCTTCGCCGTCGTCCTTTTCCTCTGCTCTCAGTTCGACCAAATCCAAGGTGTTATCTCTTATTTATCTTCGATCAGAGTACGGGAACTCGGTGGTTCAGTAGCAGAACCGAGTCAGCTCGGGCCGAGTTCACATCAGAGAACGCCTATGAGGTCTTAGGCGTTTCAGAAACCAGCTCATTTGCCGAAATCAAAGCTTCTTTCCACAAATTGGCGAAACAGACTCATCCGGACCTCGCCGAGTCCGAGAACGATTCCGATGCTTGCCGCAGATTCGTGCAAATCCTCGCCGCCTATGAG ATTCTTTCAGATTGCGAAAAGAGGGCCCATTATGACAGGGACCTGTTATCTCAGAGAAATTTGATGCAGAAAAATTCTGGGTGCGGCATGACATTGCACATGTACAAGCGTCATCTAACTACATATAAGCGGATGGAAGTCGTTGAATGGTTGAAGTGGTATAGACTTGCTATAAATGATGTGCTGTCAGAGAGGAAGGTGGTTGTTGGAACAGGTTATTTTGATGTTCTTGAGGGAGATTTTTATTCAGCCATACATGCGGCGTACTATGGCCCTCTAATTGAGTCTATGGACCTTCTTCCTGACTGCTTTGAAGCTGAAGAGAGATCTATGTATGAAACTCCAGAGGTGCTGCATTTGGTTTCAGGCCGTGATCTTTTTGGGATGGTCTGCCTGGTCAATATAGTTCCAGAGTTATCATCTTACAGCAATAAGAAATTAAGTTATACCACATCTGCGGGTTTGGGGATTTGTCAACCTGTTCAGGACTTGAGCATCTGCATGAATTCTGGTGGTGTTGATGATGCTGGAAATGCTCATGTGCGAACCTGGGATGTTACAGATGAAACATCAGATGCATATAAAGATTTAGAATTGCATATATCTGGGAGGGTGGTTGCTACGGCCACCAGAGCCCCTCCAAAAAGCTACTCTGATGGGATGCAGAATGAAGAGTCTGATCACATTCGTGTATTTCTGAGCTCTAATGAAAATCCTGTCCATACCAGCGAAGGGTTTACTGAAGATTCTTTTTCAGGTGCTGCCGTTGGATCAAGAATTCTATTGGGAACTATAACCGGATTAGGGACTAGCTCAGAAGAAGGGTCTTGCCTTGTCTACAATAGCAGTGGTACCAAAACCCATGTGATTATGAAGCATAGAACATTGCTG GTGAAACACATGTTTTGGTATGAATTGGGAGAAAAGGTTTCTGTTTGTGAGTGTAGATGCAGTAGAGCCCGGTTACCACCAAGCAA ATTTTGGCTGTTTGAGCCTCGCTGTGGCATGCATGATATAGGTGGTTGGTATATTGAAACATTTGGCAGAGATAAGAAAGGCCGGATGTTGCCATCACAACGGTATTGGGATGGCTTTGATGCGGGCAAACAATTTGAACA GAGACTCCATCCTGCAATGTATCTTCTTGCTCTTGCATATAGAACTTTGGATCTTGAAGAtgcaaaaagaaggaaaagtgTATTCAGGGATGTTGTTGACAAACggatttttaaatttctcaATTGGTGCAAAAGACTTGTTTAG
- the LOC117612887 gene encoding uncharacterized protein LOC117612887 has protein sequence MERTQEQQQNRKPAAGASEAKGKIEEGLPMKDSPYLQYDDLEDYKRQAYGTEGHLQVEPGRGAGSTEGPTVSGANVSSQGDLSATEAINRQGVP, from the coding sequence ATGGAGAGGACGCAAGAGCAGCAGCAGAACAGGAAGCCAGCTGCTGGGGCTAGCGAAGCCAAGGGGAAGATAGAGGAAGGGTTGCCAATGAAGGACAGTCCGTACCTGCAGTACGATGACTTGGAGGATTACAAGCGTCAGGCCTATGGAACGGAAGGCCATCTCCAGGTGGAGCCCGGCCGAGGCGCCGGGTCCACCGAGGGCCCCACTGTTTCTGGCGCCAATGTCTCCTCTCAGGGTGATCTCTCCGCCACCGAAGCTATTAACCGCCAAGGAGTTCCttaa
- the LOC117612885 gene encoding protein CONSERVED IN THE GREEN LINEAGE AND DIATOMS 27, chloroplastic-like isoform X2, which yields MLRADVYCSPLYSPPQVKLVKVGSSSSSWLIQYRSARRLPKGVSVKALKDEAGGETSGFRGQSWDPGSEIEVPYEQRPVNEYSSLKDGVLYSWGELGPGPFLLRLGGLWLVTFTTLGVPIAAASFNPSRDPLKFALAAGTGTLFVVSLIVLRIYLGWSYVGDRLLSAVIPYEESGWYDGQMWVKPPEVKPVIKLLKQTLVGTGALLVTGVLLFIFATPVEDFIHTTFGIKDNSSNVSASKISTKFNIRKEELLKLPTDVRSDDDLAAAAAEAADGRPVYCRDRFYRALAGGQYCKWEDLLK from the exons ATGCTCCGGGCAGATGTATATTGCTCTCCGCTTTACAGTCCTCCACAGGTCAAGTTAGTGAAGGTTGGTAGCAGCTCCAGCTCATGGCTGATCCAATACCGCAGTGCTCGAAGGCTACCCAAGGGGGTTTCTGTCAAAGCCTTGAAAGACGAGGCAGGCGGGGAAACAAGCGGTTTCCGTGGCCAGAGTTGGGATCCTGGGTCAGAAATCGAGGTTCCTTATGAACAAAGGCCG GTGAATGAGTACTCATCTCTGAAGGACGGAGTTTTATACTCGTGGGGTGAACTGGGACCTGGGCCTTTCCTCCTTCGTCTTGGAGGTTTGTGGTTGGTTACTTTCACAACTCTAGGAGTGCCTATTGCAGCTGCAAGCTTTAATCCATCAAGG GATCCTCTAAAATTTGCGCTAGCTGCTGGAACTGGAACTCTTTTTGTTGTATCGTTGATCGTCTTAAGAATTTATCTG GGATGGAGTTATGTTGGTGATCGACTACTATCAGCAGTCATACCTTACGAAGAGAGTGGCTGGTATGATGGACAAATGTGGGTAAAGCCACCTGAG GTTAAACCCGTCATCAAATTGCTGAAACAGACTCTAGTTGGAACAGGGGCATTACTTGTCACAGGAGTGTTGCTGTTTATCTTTGCTACACCGGTGGAGGATTTCATTCACACCACATTTGGCATAAAAGATAACTCATCAAATGTTTCCGCCTCAAAGATCAGCACAAAGTTCAACATAAG AAAAGAGGAGTTGCTAAAATTGCCTACGGACGTGAGGTCTGATGATGATCTAGCAGCAGCCGCTGCTGAGGCTGCTGATGGAAGACCAGTCTACTGCAGAGATAGGTTTTATCGTGCATTAGCTGGTGGGCAGTACTGCAAATGGGAGGATCTACTTAAGTGA
- the LOC117612888 gene encoding uncharacterized protein DDB_G0271670-like: MATIAAITNISAAAEDRVLDQDSVSEQLEEEEEEDNVSLSDLPVNWKKQDQTQYPNTKSEPTHANIEAQDEEFDFGYSMRGTSFWADTKMCAADEVFFQGQILPLRLSVSSDAGFAGLTRRSPASSVGFRSNSCRSRISPNSSFSSNSSSTTTTTTTTTATRGIASSSKRRSPRRPRNQFYTEPSPKPQIKIPNPRLEKAGSRRHNSSMWDFFRLGLVRTPDIELQDINKALRSNSSANKSSVSRNSSVSSTHSTNFIANYNNATSAGGVLKSEDTKQSKQSKQRKQRFFDSIHGCKCSFETVASDNLIVKSKSSSSGRSSSSHINESRTETEYSAAHAMLKEKVEVELKMMKNNKQKQKQKQKQKQAMSHHRTYEWLKQLSHANSPPPPPLPVHV; the protein is encoded by the coding sequence ATGGCAACAATTGCAGCAATTACAAACatttctgctgctgctgaagaCAGAGTACTGGATCAAGATTCAGTCTCTGAGCAactagaggaagaagaagaagaagacaatgTGTCACTAAGTGATCTTCCAGTGAATTGGAAGAAACAAGATCAAACCCAATATCCAAACACTAAATCTGAGCCTACCCATGCCAACATTGAAGCCCAAGATgaagaatttgattttggttaTTCAATGCGCGGCACCTCTTTTTGGGCTGACACCAAAATGTGTGCTGCCGATGAGGTGTTCTTCCAAGGCCAAATTCTCCCTCTCCGCCTCTCAGTCAGCTCCGACGCCGGATTTGCCGGCTTAACCAGACGGTCTCCGGCGAGCAGCGTCGGGTTCAGAAGTAATAGCTGCAGAAGCAGAATCAGTCCCAATTCATCATTTAGCAGCAACAGCagctccaccaccaccaccaccactaccacaacAGCAACAAGAGGCattgcttcaagctcaaaGCGGAGAAGCCCAAGAAGACCCAGAAACCAATTCTACACAGAGCCCAGTCCAAAACCCCAAATCAAAATTCCAAATCCAAGACTGGAAAAAGCTGGCAGCCGACGCCATAATTCTTCAATGTGGGATTTTTTCAGGCTGGGTTTGGTCCGTACGCCTGACATTGAATTGCAGGACATTAACAAGGCACTTCGAAGTAATAGCAGCGCCAATAAAAGTTCCGTCAGTCGAAATAGCAGCGTTAGCAGCACCCACAGCACTAATTTCATCGCAAATTACAACAACGCCACGAGCGCCGGCGGTGTTTTGAAGTCGGAGGACACGAAACAGAGCAAACAGAGCAAGCAGAGAAAACAGAGGTTTTTTGATAGCATTCATGGCTGCAAGTGCTCGTTCGAAACTGTGGCGTCTGATAACCTGATCGTCAAGAGCAAATCATCAAGCAGTGGGAGAAGCAGCTCGAGTCACATCAATGAAAGCAGAACAGAAACAGAATACTCGGCTGCGCATGCCATGCTGAAAGAAAAAGTAGAGGTGGagttgaagatgatgaagaataataagcagaagcagaagcaaaagcaaaagcaaaagcaggCCATGTCGCATCACAGAACGTATGAATGGCTAAAGCAGCTGTCGCATGCAaattctcctcctcctcctcctcttcctgtGCATGTTTAA